A genomic region of Trichothermofontia sichuanensis B231 contains the following coding sequences:
- a CDS encoding Uma2 family endonuclease: MIAPELLSGLPSTEELPCSDDTPVDNEDQNSLPNLLLFMLASLWAERMDWYFGVDMAIYHTTGEDPRIPVVPDAFLSLGVERRKGGRSRRSYATWEENGVVPTLVLEMVSHKPGGEYGAKQEIYRQLGVLYYVIYNPEFWQRDRHQPFEVYRLVDGQYQQVFSTAEADHPYWFPEVGLGLGFRQQRLGGIEQEILVWYDAQGNPYPTPDEVQLQLRQRQQELDAERQRAESERQRAESERQRAEQLAQYLRSLGIDPDHLPDC; the protein is encoded by the coding sequence ATGATTGCCCCCGAACTTCTGTCTGGTCTGCCCTCAACCGAAGAGTTACCCTGCTCCGACGATACACCTGTGGATAACGAAGATCAGAACTCCTTGCCCAATCTGTTGCTGTTCATGTTGGCCAGCCTCTGGGCCGAGCGTATGGATTGGTATTTCGGAGTTGATATGGCAATCTACCACACCACGGGTGAAGATCCCCGCATCCCCGTAGTCCCAGATGCCTTTTTGAGTTTGGGGGTGGAGCGCCGCAAGGGCGGGCGATCGCGGCGCAGTTATGCCACCTGGGAAGAAAATGGGGTTGTCCCCACACTGGTCCTGGAGATGGTTTCCCATAAACCGGGAGGAGAATATGGCGCGAAGCAGGAGATTTACCGCCAGCTAGGGGTTCTCTACTACGTGATTTACAACCCGGAATTCTGGCAACGCGATCGCCATCAACCGTTTGAGGTGTACCGGTTAGTTGACGGCCAGTACCAACAGGTGTTCAGCACTGCCGAGGCCGACCACCCCTATTGGTTCCCAGAGGTGGGCCTAGGGCTAGGGTTCCGCCAGCAAAGGCTGGGGGGGATTGAACAGGAAATTTTAGTGTGGTACGACGCCCAGGGGAACCCCTACCCAACCCCAGATGAGGTTCAGCTTCAACTGCGGCAGCGGCAGCAAGAACTCGACGCCGAACGACAACGCGCCGAGTCCGAACGACAACGCGCCGAGTCCGAACGACAACGGGCCGAACAGTTAGCACAATACCTGCGATCGCTGGGCATCGATCCCGACCACTTACCGGATTGCTAG
- a CDS encoding Uma2 family endonuclease, translated as MIAPELLSGLPSTEELPCSDDTPVDNEDQNSLPNLLLFMLASLWAERMDWYFGVDMAIYHTTGEDPRIPVVPDAFLSLGVERRKGGRSRRSYATWEENGVVPTLVLEMVSHKPGGEYGAKQEIYRQLGVLYYVIYNPEFWQRDRHQPFEVYRLVDGQYQQVFSTAEADHPYWFPEVGLGLGFRQQRLGGIEQEILVWYDAQGNPYPTPDEVQLQLRQRQQELDAERQRAESERQRAESERQRAESERQRAESERQRAEQLAQYLRSLGFDPDQLPEQ; from the coding sequence ATGATTGCCCCCGAACTTCTGTCTGGTCTGCCCTCAACCGAAGAGTTACCCTGCTCCGACGATACACCTGTGGATAACGAAGATCAGAACTCCTTGCCCAATCTGTTGCTGTTCATGTTGGCCAGCCTCTGGGCCGAGCGTATGGATTGGTATTTCGGAGTTGATATGGCAATCTACCACACCACGGGTGAAGATCCCCGCATCCCCGTAGTCCCAGATGCCTTTTTGAGTTTGGGGGTGGAGCGCCGCAAGGGCGGGCGATCGCGGCGCAGTTATGCCACCTGGGAAGAAAATGGGGTTGTCCCCACACTGGTCCTGGAGATGGTTTCCCATAAACCGGGAGGAGAATATGGCGCGAAGCAGGAGATTTACCGCCAGCTAGGGGTTCTCTACTACGTGATTTACAACCCGGAATTCTGGCAACGCGATCGCCATCAACCGTTTGAGGTGTACCGGTTAGTTGACGGCCAGTACCAACAGGTGTTCAGCACTGCCGAGGCCGACCACCCCTATTGGTTCCCAGAGGTGGGCCTAGGGCTAGGGTTCCGCCAGCAAAGGCTGGGGGGGATTGAACAGGAAATTTTAGTGTGGTACGACGCCCAGGGGAACCCCTACCCAACCCCAGATGAGGTTCAGCTTCAACTGCGGCAGCGGCAGCAAGAACTCGACGCCGAACGACAACGCGCCGAGTCCGAACGACAACGCGCCGAGTCCGAACGACAACGCGCCGAGTCCGAACGACAACGCGCCGAGTCCGAACGACAACGGGCCGAACAGTTAGCACAATACCTGCGATCGCTCGGTTTTGATCCGGATCAGTTGCCAGAGCAATAA
- a CDS encoding class I SAM-dependent methyltransferase: MPRQDTIFERFLAPFFRTFLIDEPALRRLKAEINWPQETQRFERVDLTYPDYYRTAAFHGIAGGYLTADAAVTYDPITQHVLPPGEAIVRQALIDAIRVKSPQRILDLGCGTGSMTLLLKQTFPDAEVVGVDLSPYMLVMADRKAQQAQQTITWLHADAAHTGLNPQSFDLVTAALLFHETPPAITQAILREGYRLLKVGGEFLILDGNQQTLRLTPWLMDIFEEPYIRDYADGSLDADMGRFGFGAVQTTPFWWMHQVTRGVKPIMTTSGYANDVAAWTPGDRKLEKEHGPGDWVPVPI; encoded by the coding sequence ATGCCTCGTCAAGATACGATTTTTGAACGCTTTCTGGCCCCATTTTTCCGGACCTTTTTGATCGATGAACCGGCGCTGCGTCGGCTCAAGGCTGAGATCAATTGGCCGCAGGAGACACAACGGTTCGAACGAGTGGATCTCACCTATCCGGACTATTACCGCACGGCTGCCTTTCATGGCATTGCAGGGGGGTATCTTACCGCTGATGCGGCTGTGACTTATGACCCGATTACCCAGCACGTCCTACCACCAGGGGAAGCGATCGTCCGACAAGCTTTGATCGATGCCATTCGGGTGAAATCCCCACAACGGATTTTAGATCTCGGTTGTGGCACGGGTTCGATGACCCTATTGCTCAAACAAACCTTCCCGGATGCGGAAGTGGTTGGGGTGGATCTATCGCCCTATATGTTGGTGATGGCCGATCGCAAGGCCCAACAAGCTCAGCAGACGATTACCTGGCTTCATGCCGATGCGGCGCACACGGGTCTGAACCCACAAAGTTTTGATCTGGTCACGGCGGCCCTGTTGTTCCACGAAACCCCGCCCGCGATTACCCAGGCGATTCTGCGCGAAGGCTATCGGTTGCTAAAAGTGGGGGGTGAATTCCTGATACTGGATGGCAATCAGCAAACCCTGCGGTTGACTCCCTGGTTGATGGATATCTTCGAGGAACCGTATATCCGGGACTATGCCGACGGCAGTCTGGATGCAGACATGGGACGGTTTGGCTTTGGGGCTGTGCAAACAACCCCTTTTTGGTGGATGCATCAGGTGACACGGGGGGTAAAACCGATCATGACGACATCAGGGTATGCCAACGATGTTGCTGCGTGGACGCCCGGCGATCGTAAGCTAGAGAAAGAACACGGGCCAGGCGACTGGGTACCTGTACCGATTTAA
- a CDS encoding HAD family hydrolase: MVLKAVLFDFNGVIINDESLHEQLIEQILLEENLRPKPGEFRQLCLGRSDRACLRDILAQRGRVVSDDYLDKLIQRKSQAYQQLIAGLDRLPIYPGLDDLLFRLRSAQLKLAIVSGALRQEIEWVLQQANLLAHFPVIVAGDDHRASKPEPDSYLLAVTRLNEYYPGLNLRPDECLAIEDTPAGIQSAKRAGIPVVGVAHTYPFHMLQRQANWTIDYLNDLELERVQAVGA; encoded by the coding sequence ATGGTATTAAAGGCTGTTTTATTTGACTTTAATGGGGTGATTATCAATGATGAATCGCTCCATGAACAACTGATTGAACAAATCCTCTTGGAGGAAAACCTGCGGCCCAAACCAGGGGAATTTCGGCAACTGTGCCTGGGGCGCAGCGATCGCGCTTGTTTACGCGACATTCTGGCTCAACGGGGGCGGGTGGTGAGCGATGACTATCTGGATAAACTCATCCAACGCAAGTCCCAAGCTTATCAACAATTAATAGCGGGTTTAGATCGCTTACCCATCTATCCCGGCTTAGATGATCTGCTGTTTCGGCTGCGATCGGCACAACTGAAACTGGCGATCGTCAGTGGTGCTCTACGTCAGGAAATTGAATGGGTCCTCCAACAAGCCAATCTGTTGGCTCACTTTCCGGTGATTGTGGCCGGGGATGATCATCGTGCCAGTAAACCTGAACCTGATAGCTACCTACTTGCTGTTACGCGCTTAAATGAATATTACCCTGGACTTAACCTGCGCCCCGATGAGTGTTTAGCGATCGAAGACACGCCTGCCGGCATTCAGTCGGCCAAACGGGCCGGGATTCCGGTGGTCGGCGTGGCCCATACCTATCCCTTCCACATGTTGCAACGACAGGCCAATTGGACGATCGACTATCTCAACGATCTGGAACTGGAGCGAGTGCAGGCAGTTGGGGCTTAG
- a CDS encoding HNH endonuclease, with protein MTLNATAKQHIRQRAKGLCEYCHSPEKISTARFSIDPILPRSLGGTDDLDNLALACSRCNQRRYNFIVGIDPKTLALHSLFHPRQQHRSDHFIQITLFRQPMAPASSALLPRVAPPAIAWI; from the coding sequence ATGACCCTTAATGCAACGGCGAAACAACATATTCGCCAACGAGCCAAGGGACTATGCGAATATTGCCACTCTCCAGAAAAAATCAGCACGGCTCGGTTCAGTATTGACCCTATCCTGCCTCGTTCGCTGGGGGGAACTGATGATCTGGATAATCTGGCCCTAGCTTGTAGTCGCTGTAACCAGCGCCGCTATAACTTCATTGTGGGCATCGATCCCAAAACTCTGGCCCTGCACTCCCTCTTCCATCCCCGGCAGCAGCACCGGTCAGATCACTTTATTCAGATCACTTTATTTAGACAGCCGATGGCACCCGCATCCTCGGCACTACTGCCACGGGTCGCGCCACCTGCGATCGCCTGGATCTGA
- the rfbC gene encoding dTDP-4-dehydrorhamnose 3,5-epimerase, with the protein MQVIATAIPEVLIIEPKVFQDDRGFFYESFNQRQFQAETGLTVEFVQDNHSHSRQSVLRGLHYQIAQAQGKLVRVVVGTIFDVAVDLRRSSPTFGQWVGVELSAQNHRQLWVPIGFAHGFVVRSDSADVLYKTTDYYSQPHDRCIRWDDPDLNIDWGLSSPPILSAKDQQGQSLKTADLFD; encoded by the coding sequence ATGCAGGTCATTGCCACGGCAATTCCGGAGGTTCTGATTATTGAACCCAAGGTGTTCCAGGACGATCGCGGTTTCTTCTACGAAAGTTTTAATCAGCGCCAGTTTCAGGCCGAAACGGGTCTGACGGTTGAATTTGTCCAGGATAATCACTCCCACTCCCGCCAATCGGTGCTGCGGGGACTGCACTACCAAATCGCTCAGGCTCAGGGCAAGTTGGTGCGGGTGGTGGTCGGCACTATTTTTGATGTCGCAGTTGATTTACGCCGTAGTTCGCCGACGTTTGGTCAATGGGTTGGGGTTGAACTCAGTGCCCAAAACCATCGTCAACTGTGGGTCCCGATCGGGTTTGCCCACGGCTTTGTGGTCCGCTCTGACAGCGCCGATGTGCTTTACAAAACCACTGACTATTATTCCCAACCCCACGATCGTTGTATTCGCTGGGATGATCCGGACCTGAATATTGATTGGGGCCTGAGCAGCCCGCCGATACTGTCCGCCAAAGACCAGCAGGGTCAATCCTTAAAAACCGCCGATCTATTCGACTAA
- the rfbD gene encoding dTDP-4-dehydrorhamnose reductase, which produces MRVLLIGGTGQLGEALQRALQAVPALTLTVLTRQELNLTQLGQVRSAIERIKPEIIINAAAYTAVDRAEAERDLAMTINGKAPGVVAAAARDCDARLIHISTDYVFAGDKGSPYLETDPTHPLNAYGESKRAGEQAILAAEADAVIVRTAWVYGAGGKGNFVKTMLRLGAERPEVRVVADQIGTPTWTGDLARAITTIACGMDTPIPAGIYHYTNSGVASWYDFAIAIFEEAAALGMPLRLQRVVPITTSEYPTPARRPAYSVLAWGKITPYLGGPAPHWRQGLRTMLGELQNLR; this is translated from the coding sequence ATGCGCGTTTTACTCATCGGGGGAACTGGCCAATTAGGCGAGGCCTTACAAAGGGCACTGCAAGCTGTTCCTGCCCTAACCCTTACGGTTCTCACCCGGCAAGAGCTAAACCTGACCCAATTGGGCCAGGTGCGATCGGCGATCGAGCGGATTAAACCAGAGATCATCATCAATGCCGCTGCCTATACTGCCGTTGATCGCGCGGAAGCGGAACGGGATCTCGCGATGACCATCAATGGTAAAGCACCGGGCGTGGTGGCGGCAGCGGCCCGGGATTGTGATGCCCGTCTCATCCATATTTCAACGGACTATGTGTTTGCCGGGGACAAGGGATCGCCCTACCTGGAAACCGACCCGACGCATCCCCTCAATGCCTATGGCGAGTCCAAGCGGGCGGGGGAGCAGGCCATCCTGGCTGCGGAGGCCGATGCCGTAATTGTGCGCACGGCCTGGGTTTATGGGGCTGGGGGCAAGGGAAATTTTGTGAAAACCATGTTGCGCCTGGGGGCTGAACGCCCAGAAGTTCGGGTTGTGGCCGATCAAATTGGTACTCCCACCTGGACGGGTGATCTGGCCAGGGCGATTACCACGATCGCCTGTGGTATGGATACCCCAATTCCCGCGGGCATTTACCATTACACCAATAGTGGGGTTGCCAGTTGGTATGACTTTGCGATCGCCATTTTTGAAGAAGCCGCTGCCCTGGGAATGCCCCTGCGCCTCCAGCGCGTTGTGCCAATTACCACCTCCGAATATCCTACCCCAGCCCGTCGTCCGGCCTATTCGGTTCTGGCCTGGGGCAAAATCACCCCCTATTTAGGGGGACCAGCTCCCCATTGGCGGCAAGGATTACGCACAATGTTGGGTGAACTTCAGAATCTCAGGTGA
- a CDS encoding glucose-1-phosphate thymidylyltransferase: MRALILSGGKGTRLRPLTHTGAKQLVPVANKPILWYGIERIVAAGVTDIGIIISPETGEEVRSKTGNGDRFGARITYILQEQPLGLAHAVKTAQPFLGDEPFIMYLGDNLIENQLQGFLTTFQSEHLDALILLRPVPNPTAFGVAKLDEQGRVLELVEKPQHPPSNLALVGIYLFTPMIHRAIAQIQPSARGELEITDAIQQLIRLGHPVKACQLEGWWLDTGKKDDLLEANRLILDSDLTTNIQGEIDGQSQVIGRVQIGVGSKLVNCTVRGPVKIGENCYLENCFIGPYSSIADGVTLQEVDLEHSVILDRASIAGIHQRLVDSVIGQRARLTAAPRRPKASRFLIGDDCQIELS; this comes from the coding sequence ATGCGAGCATTGATCCTGTCCGGGGGCAAGGGTACCCGGCTCCGCCCCCTTACCCATACCGGCGCCAAACAGTTGGTCCCCGTCGCCAATAAACCGATCCTCTGGTATGGCATTGAGCGCATCGTGGCCGCCGGGGTTACAGACATCGGCATTATTATCAGTCCGGAAACCGGAGAAGAAGTCCGCAGTAAAACGGGCAACGGCGATCGCTTCGGGGCCAGGATTACCTACATTTTGCAAGAGCAACCGTTGGGACTGGCCCATGCCGTCAAAACCGCCCAACCTTTTCTGGGGGATGAACCCTTCATCATGTATTTGGGAGATAACCTAATTGAAAATCAACTGCAAGGGTTTTTGACAACCTTTCAATCGGAACACCTGGATGCGTTAATTCTGTTGCGTCCAGTTCCCAATCCCACCGCCTTTGGGGTAGCCAAGCTAGATGAGCAGGGGCGGGTGCTGGAACTGGTGGAAAAACCGCAGCATCCCCCCTCGAATTTGGCCCTGGTCGGTATCTATCTATTTACCCCAATGATTCATAGGGCGATCGCCCAAATTCAACCCTCGGCACGGGGCGAGTTGGAAATTACGGATGCGATTCAACAATTGATTCGGTTGGGGCATCCGGTCAAAGCCTGTCAGTTGGAAGGCTGGTGGTTAGATACGGGAAAAAAAGATGATTTGCTTGAGGCCAATCGCCTGATTCTCGACAGTGATCTAACCACCAATATCCAGGGTGAAATTGACGGCCAAAGCCAGGTGATTGGTCGGGTGCAGATTGGAGTCGGTTCCAAACTCGTCAACTGTACAGTGCGGGGACCAGTCAAAATTGGTGAAAATTGTTATTTGGAAAATTGTTTTATTGGCCCCTATAGCAGCATTGCCGATGGCGTCACGCTCCAGGAGGTAGACCTAGAGCATAGCGTCATTCTCGATCGGGCCAGTATTGCTGGCATCCATCAACGCTTAGTCGATAGTGTTATTGGCCAACGGGCACGTCTGACGGCGGCCCCTCGCCGTCCCAAGGCATCGCGGTTTTTGATCGGTGATGATTGTCAGATTGAGTTGTCGTAG
- a CDS encoding methyltransferase domain-containing protein, whose translation MNHDTIDKQRILAQMRRSLEPRRYLAVPPKPAIDRPVGTPPDELAEDLELLQTGFDIYQVTIKAHSKVLGPLVVALRKLARKLLRPVIEKQISYNAANVRVVRGLRQEVHNLQRADIDLHDFMEEVRDHVNTRLEQVTAAIVTLRGEVEQTQREWQRLEATQGAAIGQVHHHLDAMQQAVKATREQVARAERQVRRLQFASAEAARSPGSSASLASGMTRTVSAPIAPVTPGVPAVPLEVPLMESFDYAGFLERFAGSEQAVASRFQKLLSHFAGAGLLLDLNCQRGEFLELAHQAGYQVKGLTQNTDLRLLCQEKGLEVLQTPVLPYLVDLPADSVGGVFAAQLLDTLAPQSAITLVQQTYRILQRGGPIVLELLNPLCPAVLNQQWFLDPLNTRLWHPAFLTYLLETTGFQTVTYSFHEPLDLGLNRQSDRFTSTTPPLPTIAQGYQFYTIVGHK comes from the coding sequence ATGAATCACGATACGATCGATAAACAACGCATCCTGGCCCAAATGCGGCGAAGTCTGGAACCCCGACGTTACTTGGCCGTACCGCCAAAACCCGCGATCGATCGCCCGGTGGGGACGCCCCCGGATGAGTTGGCTGAGGATCTGGAACTGCTGCAAACGGGGTTTGACATTTACCAGGTGACGATCAAGGCCCACAGTAAGGTCCTGGGGCCGCTCGTCGTGGCCCTGCGGAAGCTGGCACGGAAGCTGCTGCGCCCGGTTATTGAAAAGCAGATTTCCTACAATGCGGCCAATGTGCGGGTGGTGCGGGGCCTCAGGCAGGAGGTCCACAATTTACAACGGGCTGATATCGATCTCCATGATTTTATGGAGGAAGTGCGGGATCACGTGAATACGCGCCTGGAGCAGGTGACGGCTGCGATCGTGACGCTCCGGGGGGAGGTGGAACAGACCCAACGTGAGTGGCAACGCCTCGAAGCAACCCAGGGGGCCGCGATTGGGCAGGTGCATCACCATTTGGATGCGATGCAACAAGCGGTCAAGGCTACGCGGGAACAGGTTGCTAGGGCCGAACGCCAGGTCCGTCGGTTGCAATTTGCCTCCGCAGAGGCGGCGCGATCGCCCGGTTCGTCTGCTTCTCTAGCCAGTGGGATGACTCGGACGGTGTCTGCCCCGATCGCGCCGGTGACGCCGGGTGTGCCGGCAGTACCCTTGGAAGTGCCATTAATGGAAAGCTTTGACTATGCAGGCTTTTTGGAGCGCTTTGCCGGTAGTGAACAGGCTGTAGCGAGCCGCTTCCAAAAGCTCCTTTCCCATTTTGCGGGGGCGGGTTTGTTGCTGGACTTGAATTGCCAACGGGGGGAATTTCTGGAACTGGCGCACCAAGCGGGTTATCAGGTCAAGGGACTTACCCAAAATACGGATCTGCGGTTGCTCTGCCAGGAGAAGGGGCTGGAAGTGCTCCAGACCCCCGTGTTGCCCTACTTGGTCGATCTCCCTGCCGATAGCGTCGGCGGGGTCTTTGCGGCACAATTGCTGGATACATTAGCCCCCCAGAGCGCGATCACCCTCGTACAACAGACTTACCGCATCCTCCAGCGCGGTGGCCCGATCGTGCTGGAATTGCTGAATCCCCTATGTCCAGCTGTCCTCAATCAACAGTGGTTCCTAGACCCGCTCAACACGCGTCTGTGGCATCCCGCCTTTCTCACCTATTTGCTGGAAACGACTGGTTTTCAGACCGTCACCTATAGCTTTCACGAACCGCTGGACTTGGGATTGAACCGCCAGAGCGATCGCTTTACCAGTACCACCCCTCCCCTGCCGACCATCGCCCAAGGTTACCAGTTTTATACGATCGTCGGACACAAGTAG